A portion of the Mesobacillus sp. AQ2 genome contains these proteins:
- the ysxE gene encoding spore coat protein YsxE — translation MDDRNFLKEESAVLKHYPIEPYFAEDFGKIKKVYTKSGPFALKKIHPYEGTDFIKHIQTLYQKGYNRIVPVYPANDGRYGILHNNSLYYLMPWMPNAIREDQSERHKQLFRELARMHTLSAKELEISQEVKQEHYEQTLKEWEKEEEFVNGFLESCENRVYMSPFELTFCLYYIQIRQAMQFARQKLEAWSEKTKDQKKTRTVTLHGKVSPEHFLFDERGYGYFINFEKARKGSPIQDLLPFLARSLKTQPKYGDEIIDWIYVYLKHFPFRDDEMQLFMSYLAFPSGIIRVAETYHQRKKEVDERKFVQKLQRQYWLLSNTGYVVTKMDELERQKEQAKQEGAQS, via the coding sequence ATGGATGATCGCAATTTTTTAAAAGAAGAATCGGCAGTGTTGAAGCATTATCCAATCGAGCCGTATTTTGCGGAAGACTTTGGAAAAATAAAAAAGGTCTATACCAAATCAGGACCCTTTGCATTGAAGAAAATCCATCCATATGAAGGGACGGATTTTATCAAACATATCCAGACTCTTTATCAAAAAGGCTATAACAGGATTGTTCCCGTCTATCCGGCAAACGACGGCCGCTATGGAATTTTGCATAATAATTCACTGTATTATTTAATGCCCTGGATGCCAAATGCCATAAGGGAGGATCAATCTGAAAGGCATAAGCAGCTGTTCAGAGAGCTGGCAAGAATGCATACCCTGTCAGCCAAGGAGCTGGAAATCAGCCAGGAAGTTAAACAGGAGCATTATGAACAGACTTTGAAGGAATGGGAAAAAGAAGAAGAGTTTGTCAATGGTTTCCTTGAAAGCTGTGAGAACAGGGTATATATGTCCCCATTTGAACTGACTTTCTGTCTGTATTACATCCAGATTCGGCAGGCGATGCAGTTTGCCAGACAAAAGCTTGAGGCGTGGAGTGAAAAAACGAAAGATCAGAAGAAAACGAGGACTGTGACGCTTCATGGCAAAGTCTCGCCTGAGCATTTTCTGTTCGATGAAAGGGGATACGGTTATTTCATCAACTTTGAAAAGGCAAGGAAAGGTTCTCCAATTCAGGATTTGCTGCCGTTTCTGGCCAGGTCGTTAAAAACACAGCCGAAGTATGGTGATGAAATCATAGACTGGATTTATGTATACCTGAAGCATTTCCCCTTCCGTGATGATGAAATGCAGTTATTCATGAGTTATCTTGCCTTTCCGTCAGGCATTATCCGTGTCGCAGAAACCTATCATCAACGCAAGAAAGAAGTGGATGAAAGGAAATTTGTGCAAAAGCTTCAGCGCCAGTATTGGCTTTTGAGCAATACAGGTTATGTAGTTACCAAGATGGACGAACTCGAAAGGCAGAAGGAGCAGGCCAAACAAGAGGGAGCCCAGAGCTGA
- a CDS encoding valine--tRNA ligase translates to MMEENLSMPTKYDPSSIEQGRYEWWVKGKFFEAKDDETKKPYTIVIPPPNVTGKLHLGHAWDTALQDILTRMKRMQGYDVLWLPGMDHAGIATQAKVDEKLRSQGINRYELGREKFLEEAWKWKEEYAQHIRKQWSKLGLGLDYSRERFTLDEGLSKAVKEVFVSLYRKGLIYRGEYIINWDPAAKTALSDIEVIHKDVQGAFYHMRYPLADGSGHIEIATTRPETMLGDTAVAVHPEDDRYKHLIGKTVILPIVGREIPIVGDDYVDMEFGSGAVKITPAHDPNDFEIGNRHNLERVLVMNEDGSMNAKAGKYQGMDRFECRKQIVKDLQDAGVLFKIEEHMHSVGHSERSGAVVEPYLSTQWFVKMQPLADEAIALQGKEDKVNFVPERFENTYMRWMENIRDWCISRQLWWGHRIPAWYHKETGEVYVDHEPPADPENWEQDNDVLDTWFSSALWPFSTMGWPNEEAADYKRYYPTAALVTGYDIIFFWVSRMIFQGLEFTEQRPFEDVLIHGLVRAEDGRKMSKSLGNGVDPMDVIDQYGADSLRYFLTTGSSPGQDLRYSTEKVEATWNFANKIWNASRFALMNMNGLKYEEIDLSGEKSVADKWILTRLNETIETVTRLSDRYEFGEVGRALYNFIWDDFCDWYIEMAKLPLYGEDEAAKKTTRSILAYVLDNTMRLLHPFMPFITEEIWQNLPHEGESITVASWPQVDAALTDQQAAEDMKLLVEVIRSVRNIRSEVNTPLSKKVDMFLKVKDEKTLSMLENNRGYIVRFCNPENLEIGLEVNAPEKAMTAVATGLEIIMPLEGLINIDEEIARLQKEKEKLDKEVERVQKKLSNEGFVKKAPEKVIEEERAKEKDYVEKRAAVEARINELRS, encoded by the coding sequence ATGATGGAAGAGAATTTGTCGATGCCGACCAAATATGATCCGTCTTCGATTGAGCAGGGACGCTATGAATGGTGGGTCAAGGGGAAGTTTTTTGAAGCAAAAGATGATGAAACAAAGAAACCTTATACAATCGTGATTCCGCCGCCAAACGTAACCGGGAAGCTGCACCTTGGCCATGCGTGGGACACAGCTCTCCAGGATATCCTTACGCGAATGAAGCGTATGCAGGGCTATGATGTTCTTTGGCTTCCAGGAATGGACCATGCCGGGATTGCCACCCAGGCAAAGGTTGACGAGAAGCTGCGCAGCCAGGGCATCAACCGCTACGAGCTTGGCCGCGAAAAGTTTTTAGAAGAAGCATGGAAATGGAAAGAGGAATATGCGCAGCATATCCGCAAGCAATGGTCAAAGCTTGGACTTGGACTTGATTACAGCCGCGAGCGCTTCACATTGGACGAAGGACTATCAAAGGCTGTTAAAGAAGTATTCGTTTCTTTATACCGCAAAGGATTGATTTATCGCGGCGAATACATCATCAACTGGGACCCGGCTGCTAAAACAGCTTTATCGGATATTGAGGTTATCCACAAAGACGTCCAGGGTGCTTTCTATCATATGAGATACCCTCTGGCTGATGGCAGCGGCCATATTGAAATCGCTACGACAAGACCGGAAACAATGCTTGGTGATACGGCAGTTGCTGTCCATCCGGAAGATGACCGTTACAAGCATCTGATCGGCAAGACGGTAATCCTGCCAATCGTGGGACGCGAGATTCCGATCGTCGGTGATGATTATGTTGACATGGAATTCGGTTCTGGTGCTGTAAAAATCACGCCTGCACATGACCCTAATGACTTTGAAATCGGCAACCGCCACAATCTTGAAAGAGTCCTTGTCATGAACGAAGATGGCTCAATGAACGCAAAAGCGGGCAAGTATCAGGGCATGGACCGTTTCGAGTGCCGCAAGCAAATCGTCAAGGACCTTCAGGATGCTGGCGTTTTGTTCAAAATTGAAGAACATATGCATTCAGTAGGACATTCTGAGCGCAGCGGGGCTGTAGTCGAGCCATATCTATCGACTCAATGGTTCGTTAAAATGCAGCCGCTTGCTGATGAAGCTATCGCACTTCAAGGCAAGGAAGACAAAGTAAACTTCGTTCCTGAGCGCTTTGAAAACACCTATATGCGCTGGATGGAAAATATCCGCGACTGGTGTATTTCCCGTCAGCTCTGGTGGGGCCACCGCATTCCAGCCTGGTACCATAAAGAAACAGGCGAAGTATACGTTGACCACGAGCCGCCAGCAGACCCTGAAAATTGGGAACAGGACAACGATGTTCTTGATACATGGTTCAGCTCTGCGCTATGGCCTTTCTCAACTATGGGCTGGCCGAACGAGGAAGCAGCTGACTATAAGCGCTATTATCCGACAGCTGCATTAGTAACAGGCTATGATATTATCTTCTTCTGGGTTTCAAGGATGATTTTCCAGGGACTAGAGTTCACGGAACAGAGGCCATTCGAGGATGTATTGATTCACGGACTCGTTCGTGCCGAAGATGGCCGGAAGATGAGTAAGTCACTTGGAAACGGTGTGGATCCAATGGATGTCATCGACCAGTATGGTGCCGACTCACTCCGCTACTTCCTGACAACAGGAAGCTCTCCAGGTCAGGACCTTCGTTACAGCACTGAAAAGGTTGAGGCAACATGGAACTTCGCGAATAAAATCTGGAATGCATCTCGTTTTGCGTTGATGAACATGAACGGCCTGAAATATGAGGAAATCGATTTGAGCGGTGAAAAATCTGTTGCCGACAAATGGATTTTGACAAGGCTGAATGAAACAATCGAGACGGTTACAAGACTTTCAGACCGATATGAGTTTGGCGAGGTTGGCCGTGCCCTTTACAACTTCATCTGGGATGATTTTTGTGACTGGTATATTGAAATGGCGAAACTGCCGCTTTACGGCGAAGATGAAGCAGCCAAGAAGACGACAAGATCCATACTTGCATATGTACTTGATAACACGATGCGCCTGCTTCACCCATTCATGCCATTCATTACAGAAGAAATCTGGCAGAACCTGCCTCATGAAGGTGAATCCATCACGGTTGCAAGCTGGCCACAGGTTGATGCAGCTCTTACAGACCAACAGGCTGCAGAAGATATGAAGCTGCTCGTTGAAGTCATCCGTTCTGTAAGGAATATCCGCTCTGAGGTGAACACGCCGCTCAGCAAAAAGGTTGATATGTTCCTGAAGGTGAAGGATGAAAAAACATTAAGCATGCTAGAAAACAACCGTGGTTACATTGTCCGTTTCTGTAATCCAGAGAACCTGGAAATCGGGCTTGAAGTCAACGCTCCTGAAAAAGCGATGACAGCGGTCGCTACAGGACTCGAAATCATCATGCCGCTTGAAGGCCTGATCAATATCGATGAAGAAATCGCCCGTCTTCAGAAGGAAAAAGAAAAGCTGGATAAAGAAGTAGAACGTGTCCAGAAGAAGCTTTCCAACGAAGGCTTCGTTAAAAAGGCTCCTGAGAAAGTCATTGAAGAAGAGCGCGCGAAGGAAAAAGACTACGTTGAAAAGCGTGCGGCAGTGGAAGCTCGCATCAATGAATTGAGAAGCTAA